A single region of the Pan troglodytes isolate AG18354 chromosome 18, NHGRI_mPanTro3-v2.0_pri, whole genome shotgun sequence genome encodes:
- the LOC107968796 gene encoding uncharacterized protein KIAA2013-like, protein MWLQQGLKGLPGLLSSSWARRLLCLLGLLLLLLWFGGSGAQRAAGGLHLLPWSRGEPGATEPSACLEAATGAWRGLRERGEAVPLGPGVPALVANGFLALDVAANLLWVTLGEREPAVAPHFVPFVQLRLLSALAEAGEAVLLLLREGLLRRVHCLQLGSPGPGPVAAGPGPASVSGLAAGSGRDSVLLQEGFLAHRGRPHVYLQRIQLNNPTERVTALQTVGPTAGPAPKAFTSTLEKVGDHQFLLYSGRSPPTPTGLVHLVVVAAKKLVNRLQVAPKTQLDETVLWVVHDSGPINPQVPKSKAAKELKALQDLARKEMLELLEMPAAELLQDHQLLWAQLFSPGVEMKKITDTHTPSGLTVNLTLYYMLSCSPAPLLSPSLSHRERDQMESTLNYEDHCFSGHATMHAENLWPGRLSSVQQILQLSDLWRLTLQKRGCKGLVKVGAPGILQGMVLSFGGLQFTENHLQFQADPDVLQNSYALHDIRYKNDHINLAVLADAKGKPYLHESVESRGQPVKIYACKAGCLDEPVELTLAPTDHTFSVMVTQPITPLLYISTDLTHLQDLRHTLHLKAILAHDEHMAQQDPGLPFLFWFSLASLITLFHLFLFKLIYNEYCGPGAKPLFRSKEDPSV, encoded by the coding sequence ATGTGGCTGCAGCAGGGGCTCAAGGGGCTGCCGGGACTGCTGTCGAGCAGCTGGGCCCGCCGCCTCCTCTGCCTGCTTGGCCTCCTACTGCTGCTTCTGTGGTTTGGGGGGTCCGGCGCGCAGCGGGCGGCGGGTGGCCTGCACCTGCTGCCCTGGTCCCGGGGTGAGCCGGGCGCCACCGAGCCGTCTGCCTGCCTGGAGGCGGCCACCGGCGCCTGGCGCGGCCTGCGGGAGCGCGGCGAGGCGGTACCGCTGGGCCCTGGAGTGCCGGCCCTGGTGGCCAACGGCTTCCTGGCCCTGGACGTGGCTGCCAATCTGCTGTGGGTGACTCTCGGGGAGCGGGAGCCCGCCGTGGCGCCGCACTTTGTGCCCTTCGTGCAGCTGCGCCTGCTGAGCGCGCTGGCTGAAGCTGGAGAGgcggtgctgctgctgctgcgggAGGGGCTGCTGCGCCGCGTGCATTGCCTGCAGCTGGGGTCCCCAGGTCCTGGCCCCGTGGCCGCCGGCCCCGGGCCCGCCTCCGTCTCTGGCCTTGCCGCGGGGTCCGGCCGCGACTCCGTGCTGCTGCAAGAGGGCTTTCTGGCTCACAGGGGCCGACCCCACGTCTACCTGCAGCGCATCCAGCTCAACAACCCCACGGAGCGCGTGACCGCGCTGCAGACTGTAGGGCCCACTGCCGGCCCAGCCCCCAAGGCCTTCACCAGTACCCTGGAGAAGGTCGGAGACCATCAGTTCCTCCTCTACTCAGGCCGGTCCCCGCCTACGCCCACTGGGTTGGTGCACCTGGTGGTGGTGGCCGCCAAGAAGCTGGTGAACCGCCTCCAAGTGGCTCCCAAGACGCAGCTGGATGAGACGGTGCTGTGGGTGGTGCACGACTCTGGCCCCATTAACCCCCAGGTGCCCAAAAGCAAAGCAGCCAAGGAGCTCAAGGCGCTGCAGGACTTGGCACGGAAGGAAATGCTGGAGCTCTTGGAGATGCCAGCGGCAGAGCTGCTTCAAGACCACCAGCTCCTCTGGGCTCAGCTCTTCAGCCCAGGAGTGGAAATGAAGAAGATCACTGACACCCACACGCCGTCTGGCCTCACCGTGAACCTGACGCTCTATTACATGCTCTCCTGCTCGCCAGCCCCGCTGCTCAGCCCCTCCCTGAGCCACAGGGAGCGAGACCAGATGGAGTCGACGCTCAACTATGAAGATCACTGCTTCAgcgggcatgccaccatgcacgcCGAGAACCTGTGGCCGGGGCGGCTGTCCTCCGTCCAGCAGATCCTGCAGCTCTCTGACCTGTGGAGGCTGACCCTCCAGAAGCGTGGCTGCAAGGGGCTGGTGAAGGTGGGTGCCCCAGGCATCCTGCAGGGCATGGTGCTCAGCTTCGGGGGGCTGCAGTTCACAGAGAACCACCTCCAGTTCCAGGCCGACCCCGACGTGCTGCAGAACAGCTATGCATTGCATGACATCCGCTACAAGAATGACCATATCAACCTGGCCGTGCTGGCGGATGCCAAGGGCAAGCCCTACCTACACGAGTCCGTGGAGTCCCGTGGCCAGCCTGTCAAGATCTATGCCTGCAAGGCAGGCTGCCTGGACGAGCCAGTGGAGCTGACCTTGGCGCCCACGGACCACACCTTCTCGGTCATGGTGACACAGCCCATCACGCCACTGCTCTACATCTCCACCGACCTCACACACCTGCAGGACCTGCGACACACGCTGCAcctcaaggccatcctggcccaTGATGAGCACATGGCCCAGCAGGACCCCGGGCTGCCCTTCCTCTTCTGGTTCAGCTTGGCCTCCCTCATCACCCTCTTCCACCTCTTCCTCTTCAAGCTCATCTACAACGAGTACTGTGGGCCTGGAGCCAAGCCCCTCTTCAGGAGTAAGGAAGATCCCAGTGTCTGA